A stretch of Geomonas oryzisoli DNA encodes these proteins:
- a CDS encoding DEAD/DEAH box helicase, translated as MDFKQFNLHPKVQAGVEAVGYQTPTPIQLQAIPAVIAGQDVLGLAQTGTGKTAAFGLPMLHRLVEGSRGKVRGLVLAPTRELAEQINESLNALAQQTRLKSITVYGGVNINTQIKKLKEGTDIVVACPGRLLDHISQGTVDLSGVEVLVLDEADQMFDMGFLPDVRKILRALPGKRQNLMFSATMPDDIRVLAHEILRRPVTVQVSRTAPAATVSHALYPVGQHLKTPLLFELLKHTDTESVLIFTKTKYRAKRLGEQLEKSGYKATSLQGNLSQNRRQAALDGFRDGTYQIMVATDIAARGIDVSLISHVINYDIPDTPEAYTHRIGRTGRAAKTGDAFTMVTGEDEQMVRSIERVLGAKIERRRVEGFDYAVPAPKKDEEFARPPREPQRRKQAAGPAQGKVKPAEAKAAQGAGGRPSQPGNSRGPGASRGPGGNRNQSGQRQGGNRPAGQGTGEGQRAAAPRPGNHAARRSGR; from the coding sequence GTGGATTTCAAACAGTTTAACTTGCACCCCAAGGTCCAGGCAGGCGTAGAGGCCGTGGGGTACCAGACCCCCACCCCCATCCAGTTGCAGGCCATTCCGGCGGTGATCGCCGGCCAGGACGTGCTCGGGCTGGCCCAGACCGGCACCGGCAAGACCGCTGCCTTCGGCCTTCCCATGCTGCACCGCCTGGTGGAGGGAAGCCGCGGCAAGGTGCGCGGCCTCGTGCTCGCCCCCACCCGTGAGCTCGCCGAGCAGATCAACGAATCGTTGAACGCGCTGGCGCAGCAGACCCGCCTGAAAAGCATCACCGTCTACGGCGGCGTCAACATCAACACCCAGATCAAGAAGCTCAAGGAAGGGACCGATATCGTGGTCGCCTGCCCGGGGCGCCTTCTGGATCACATCTCCCAGGGGACCGTCGACCTTTCCGGCGTCGAGGTGCTGGTCCTGGACGAGGCGGACCAGATGTTCGACATGGGCTTTCTCCCCGACGTGAGAAAGATCCTCAGGGCGCTTCCCGGCAAGCGGCAGAACCTCATGTTCTCCGCCACCATGCCTGACGACATCCGCGTGCTGGCGCACGAGATCCTGCGCCGCCCGGTGACCGTGCAGGTGAGCCGCACCGCCCCCGCGGCGACCGTCTCCCACGCGCTCTACCCGGTGGGGCAGCACCTGAAGACCCCGCTTCTCTTCGAGCTTTTGAAGCACACCGACACCGAGAGCGTGCTCATCTTCACCAAGACCAAGTACCGCGCCAAGAGGCTCGGCGAGCAGCTCGAGAAGAGCGGCTACAAGGCGACCAGTCTGCAGGGGAACCTCTCCCAGAACCGCAGGCAGGCGGCGCTGGACGGCTTTAGGGATGGCACCTACCAGATCATGGTGGCCACCGACATCGCCGCCCGCGGCATCGACGTCTCGCTGATCTCGCACGTGATCAACTACGACATCCCCGACACCCCCGAGGCGTACACGCACCGCATCGGCCGCACCGGTCGTGCCGCCAAGACCGGCGACGCCTTCACCATGGTGACCGGCGAGGACGAGCAGATGGTGCGCAGCATCGAGCGCGTGCTCGGTGCCAAGATCGAGCGGCGCCGCGTGGAAGGTTTCGACTACGCCGTGCCGGCTCCCAAGAAGGACGAGGAGTTCGCCCGTCCGCCGCGCGAGCCGCAGAGAAGGAAGCAGGCCGCCGGTCCCGCACAGGGCAAGGTGAAGCCCGCCGAGGCCAAGGCCGCGCAGGGCGCTGGCGGCAGGCCGTCCCAGCCCGGCAACAGTCGTGGTCCCGGCGCATCCCGCGGCCCCGGCGGCAACCGTAACCAGTCCGGTCAGCGCCAGGGCGGTAACCGTCCCGCCGGCCAGGGCACCGGTGAAGGGCAGCGCGCCGCCGCGCCGCGTCCCGGCAACCACGCCGCCCGCCGCAGCGGCAGGTAG
- a CDS encoding universal stress protein gives MFKHILVPMDGSKLAEAALPAARFMAEKLHAQVTLFHVVEKDAPSQVHGQKHLTGPDEAQAYLQGVAHAWFQGIPKVECHVHETETELVSQSIVAHAAELGHDLVVMCSHGRGKAFHLLFGSIAQKVIAGGALPVLITHPDEHGEPPPFCCCQILLPLDTDPEHEKGLPVVKAVARICNADLHITTVIPTYESLPPEEKVSARTLPATAARMLDLEARDAAEHLDEVVQGLVAEGIHASAHVLRGAPAETIARAAQEAKIDLMVLPTHGKTGMAAFWTGSVAHGICSRSKCPLLLVPISDPTVS, from the coding sequence ATGTTCAAGCACATTCTCGTCCCGATGGACGGATCCAAACTCGCCGAGGCAGCCCTTCCCGCCGCCCGGTTCATGGCCGAAAAGCTGCACGCCCAGGTGACCCTATTCCACGTGGTGGAGAAGGACGCCCCAAGCCAGGTGCACGGGCAGAAGCACCTGACCGGGCCCGATGAGGCGCAGGCGTACCTGCAGGGGGTAGCTCACGCGTGGTTTCAAGGCATCCCCAAGGTCGAATGCCACGTGCACGAGACCGAGACCGAGCTGGTCTCCCAGAGCATCGTCGCCCACGCCGCCGAACTGGGCCATGACTTGGTGGTGATGTGCTCCCACGGGCGGGGCAAGGCCTTTCACCTCCTCTTTGGCTCCATCGCCCAGAAGGTGATCGCGGGGGGGGCCCTGCCGGTTTTGATCACCCACCCCGACGAGCACGGCGAACCGCCGCCGTTTTGCTGCTGCCAGATCCTGCTGCCGCTGGACACCGACCCCGAACACGAGAAGGGGCTGCCGGTGGTAAAGGCGGTAGCCAGAATCTGCAACGCCGACCTGCACATCACCACGGTGATCCCCACCTACGAGTCGCTGCCGCCGGAGGAGAAGGTATCCGCGCGGACCCTTCCCGCAACCGCCGCGCGCATGCTGGATCTGGAGGCGCGCGACGCGGCCGAGCACCTGGACGAAGTGGTGCAGGGGCTGGTCGCGGAGGGAATCCACGCATCGGCGCACGTGTTGCGGGGCGCCCCTGCCGAAACCATCGCGCGGGCCGCCCAGGAGGCGAAGATCGACCTCATGGTGCTCCCGACCCACGGCAAGACCGGCATGGCCGCCTTCTGGACCGGCAGCGTCGCCCACGGCATCTGCAGCCGCAGCAAGTGCCCGTTGCTCCTGGTGCCGATCTCCGACCCCACCGTCTCGTAA
- a CDS encoding Nramp family divalent metal transporter: MPKNSTSNLDSRTVQSALEALSRETKQSRLARVFPFLGPAFIASVAYVDPGNFATNIQGGAQFGYLLLWVIISSNLIAMLIQTLSAKLGLATGQNLAEHCRNQFPRPVSLAMWVIMEAVAIATDLAEFMGAALGFQLLFGIPLLAGALLTALATFAILGMERFGFRPLEAVISAMVAVIALCYVAEIFIASPDWGQIAAHVVRPRFAGSESVLLATGIIGATVMPHAIFLHSSLMQGRIVVKDRKKLRTLFRYEIMDVVIAMGIASFVNMSMLIMAAATFYATGKTSVATIEEAYRTLEPLLGSAAKFIFGVSLLFSGLSSSSVGTSAGQVIMQGFIQRHIPLWIRRLVTMAPSLFVIAMGYDPTRTLVISQVVLSFGLPFAIIPLVLFTRRSDLMGDLVNKPATTAFAAVAAGLIVALNIYLLYATFFPG, encoded by the coding sequence TTGCCCAAAAACAGCACCAGCAACCTTGACTCGAGGACCGTCCAGTCCGCCCTGGAGGCCCTGTCGCGCGAAACCAAGCAATCACGACTCGCCCGCGTCTTCCCCTTCCTCGGCCCCGCCTTCATCGCCAGCGTCGCCTACGTCGATCCCGGCAACTTCGCCACCAACATCCAGGGGGGGGCGCAGTTCGGCTACCTGCTCCTTTGGGTGATCATCTCCAGCAACCTGATCGCCATGCTGATCCAGACCCTATCGGCCAAGTTGGGGCTCGCCACCGGCCAAAACCTCGCCGAGCACTGCCGCAACCAGTTCCCAAGGCCGGTGTCGCTCGCCATGTGGGTCATCATGGAGGCGGTGGCCATAGCCACCGACCTGGCGGAGTTCATGGGCGCGGCCCTCGGATTCCAGCTCCTGTTCGGCATCCCGCTTCTGGCCGGCGCCCTGCTCACCGCCCTGGCCACCTTCGCCATCCTCGGCATGGAGCGCTTCGGCTTCAGGCCGCTGGAGGCCGTCATCTCCGCCATGGTCGCCGTCATCGCCCTGTGCTACGTGGCCGAGATCTTCATCGCGAGCCCCGACTGGGGCCAGATCGCCGCGCACGTGGTGCGACCGAGGTTTGCGGGGAGCGAAAGCGTCCTCCTGGCCACCGGCATCATCGGCGCCACGGTCATGCCGCACGCCATCTTCCTGCACTCCTCGCTCATGCAGGGGAGGATCGTGGTCAAAGACAGGAAAAAGCTGCGCACCCTGTTCCGCTACGAGATCATGGACGTGGTGATCGCCATGGGGATCGCGAGCTTCGTGAACATGTCCATGCTCATCATGGCGGCCGCCACCTTCTACGCCACCGGCAAGACCTCGGTAGCCACCATCGAGGAGGCGTACCGGACCCTGGAGCCGCTTCTGGGTTCGGCGGCGAAGTTCATCTTCGGCGTCTCCCTGCTCTTCTCTGGCCTCTCCTCCAGCAGCGTCGGCACCAGCGCCGGGCAGGTGATCATGCAGGGCTTCATCCAGCGCCACATCCCGCTCTGGATCAGGCGTCTCGTCACCATGGCGCCGTCGCTGTTCGTCATCGCCATGGGATACGACCCGACCCGCACCCTGGTCATCAGCCAGGTGGTGCTTTCCTTCGGGCTCCCCTTCGCCATCATCCCACTGGTGCTCTTCACCCGCCGCAGCGACCTTATGGGAGACCTGGTCAACAAACCGGCGACCACGGCCTTTGCCGCAGTGGCGGCAGGGCTCATCGTCGCCCTCAACATCTACCTGCTCTACGCAACCTTTTTCCCAGGATGA
- a CDS encoding HEAT repeat domain-containing protein encodes MPEDQRNLLEDSEDLGAACQKALAETSKALKAFSFYPDSHPLRSQILTAAYEALANLVKRGAVTLIVQRGGFAIAGRQETIESNPITRALAQELFTRELQRLTFLPELSQADLAVLLSTLAVSPQKIAEEGGVSGMLARSGVSGVMVNQIDVTAVYTKKSMGQAEEEAGEAGAEVFEERAPEAGPVQGSMAGQTAEPGVDEILAALCAATDDERYRQLARLLLKTALPLKLEGNFDRLYVVLAQLVKQQADPARSAVCREAAHTVLQQLILGEMAEHLLNHLEDVDFPDKEAICDMLRLAGAEVVDAVVRRLTGTGSRAARKALGTTLVRIGVQAQPRLLALLKDGRVQVVQMAVAILAEIGNRDAVKGLVLTAYHPESRVRTESIRALARIGGMEATGVLLSLVQEGDETIALHAISCLGSCRNQAALDPLLRLAAKRDLRGKLHALQLEALRAIGRIGDRRALGGLFKLVRRRCLIGTTRRIEQKRAAIESIAALGGEQARAFLQRYASDKGDLAAAAAAALQAMAQKEPGHD; translated from the coding sequence ATGCCGGAAGACCAACGAAATCTACTTGAAGACAGTGAAGATCTCGGTGCCGCCTGCCAGAAAGCGCTCGCCGAGACGTCCAAGGCATTGAAGGCATTTTCCTTCTATCCCGACAGCCATCCCCTGCGTTCGCAAATACTCACCGCTGCCTATGAGGCTCTTGCCAACCTTGTCAAGCGCGGCGCCGTCACCCTGATCGTGCAGCGCGGCGGCTTCGCCATCGCCGGCCGGCAGGAGACCATCGAAAGCAACCCCATAACCCGGGCCCTCGCCCAGGAACTTTTCACACGCGAGCTGCAACGACTCACCTTCCTTCCCGAACTGTCCCAGGCGGACCTCGCCGTCCTTCTTTCCACACTGGCCGTCTCGCCGCAGAAGATCGCCGAGGAAGGGGGGGTGTCCGGCATGCTGGCACGAAGCGGCGTCTCCGGGGTCATGGTGAACCAGATCGACGTCACCGCCGTGTACACCAAGAAATCCATGGGCCAGGCCGAGGAGGAGGCCGGCGAGGCGGGTGCCGAAGTCTTCGAGGAGCGCGCGCCCGAAGCCGGCCCGGTACAGGGGAGCATGGCGGGGCAGACAGCCGAGCCGGGCGTGGACGAGATTCTGGCTGCGCTTTGCGCCGCAACCGACGACGAGCGCTACCGGCAACTGGCGCGCCTGCTTTTGAAAACGGCCCTGCCGCTGAAGCTCGAGGGTAACTTCGACCGGCTTTACGTCGTGCTGGCGCAGCTGGTGAAGCAGCAGGCGGACCCGGCCAGAAGTGCGGTCTGCCGCGAAGCGGCGCACACGGTGCTGCAGCAGCTTATCCTGGGAGAGATGGCCGAACATCTGCTGAATCACCTGGAGGATGTCGACTTTCCCGATAAGGAGGCGATCTGCGACATGCTCAGGCTCGCCGGTGCCGAGGTGGTGGACGCCGTGGTACGGCGCCTGACCGGAACCGGCAGCAGGGCCGCCCGCAAGGCCCTCGGCACCACCTTGGTCCGCATTGGGGTGCAGGCGCAGCCCCGACTGCTCGCCCTCTTGAAGGACGGCCGCGTGCAGGTGGTGCAGATGGCGGTGGCCATTCTGGCAGAGATCGGCAATCGTGATGCGGTGAAGGGGCTGGTGCTGACCGCCTATCACCCGGAGAGCCGGGTGCGCACGGAGAGTATCCGGGCGCTGGCACGGATCGGCGGGATGGAGGCCACCGGCGTGCTCCTCTCCCTGGTGCAGGAGGGGGACGAGACGATTGCGCTGCATGCCATCTCCTGCCTGGGGAGCTGCAGAAACCAGGCGGCACTCGATCCCCTGCTCAGGCTGGCGGCGAAGCGCGATCTGAGGGGAAAGCTGCACGCGTTGCAGCTGGAGGCGCTGCGGGCGATAGGCCGTATCGGTGACCGGCGTGCCCTGGGGGGGCTGTTCAAGCTGGTGCGCAGACGCTGCCTGATCGGTACGACCCGGCGCATTGAACAAAAGCGTGCCGCAATCGAGTCCATTGCCGCTTTGGGAGGGGAGCAGGCTCGGGCCTTTTTGCAGCGGTACGCCTCAGACAAGGGAGACCTGGCCGCGGCCGCTGCGGCGGCGCTGCAGGCGATGGCGCAGAAGGAACCGGGGCATGACTGA
- a CDS encoding HD-GYP domain-containing protein, whose amino-acid sequence MTEITKNDVQRAAMLFTASIKSVLLYPLAHPAVRQPLQELVGLIGEMIGERHELHLGVVEGTFFIEGCLLVAPNAAVVELVERLLQKGVDAVTIYPGVTPDDLFGFASLLANRQVGPETFAAELERKGISNVRLGIDEVVAGEGEGKGEALVPAAIYRDALKAVRDTMREVDNGRIPSGEWINGVVENMVSVTMEEPTTLLGLAMIKDYDNYTFSHSVNVGILALTLAAFLGLEKEALHEINTAGLLHDIGKTRIDKNILNSPGKLSDTEFKEMKRHAEEGSEIVKKMSNIPPAVAEAVLGHHIRHDRTGYPEWAREMHFGLYTEIVSVADCYDAITTLRTYQRPTLPKEAMEIMHRLAGSSLNSELVEQFEAMMGEYPVGSLVRLDTNEIALVLKPHPMECAEPSVKILVDARGQALETPKLVTLAEAGGTRYASIVAPVDPLLKNINVASHLLA is encoded by the coding sequence ATGACTGAGATCACCAAAAACGACGTGCAGCGCGCTGCGATGCTGTTCACCGCCTCGATAAAGTCGGTACTGCTCTACCCCTTGGCCCATCCCGCGGTGCGCCAGCCCTTGCAGGAACTGGTCGGCCTGATCGGCGAGATGATTGGGGAACGGCACGAGCTGCACCTGGGTGTGGTGGAGGGGACCTTCTTCATCGAAGGGTGCCTGCTGGTCGCCCCCAACGCGGCCGTCGTCGAACTGGTCGAGCGTCTGCTGCAAAAGGGAGTCGACGCCGTCACCATTTATCCCGGGGTCACCCCCGACGATCTTTTCGGTTTCGCCTCGCTGTTGGCGAACCGGCAGGTCGGCCCGGAAACCTTTGCCGCGGAGCTGGAACGCAAGGGCATCAGCAACGTCCGCCTCGGCATCGACGAGGTGGTCGCCGGCGAGGGGGAGGGAAAAGGGGAAGCACTCGTACCCGCCGCCATCTACCGCGACGCGCTCAAGGCGGTGCGAGACACCATGCGCGAGGTCGACAACGGTCGGATTCCCAGCGGCGAGTGGATCAACGGCGTCGTGGAGAACATGGTCTCGGTCACCATGGAGGAACCCACCACCCTGCTCGGCCTCGCCATGATCAAGGACTACGACAACTACACCTTCAGCCACTCGGTCAACGTCGGTATCCTGGCGCTCACCCTGGCCGCCTTTCTGGGGCTGGAAAAGGAGGCGCTGCACGAGATCAACACGGCGGGGCTTCTGCATGACATCGGCAAGACCAGGATCGACAAGAACATCCTGAACAGCCCGGGCAAGCTGTCCGACACCGAGTTCAAGGAGATGAAGCGCCACGCGGAGGAAGGCTCCGAGATCGTCAAGAAGATGAGTAATATCCCCCCCGCGGTGGCGGAAGCGGTGCTCGGGCACCATATCCGCCACGACCGCACCGGCTACCCGGAGTGGGCTCGGGAGATGCACTTTGGCCTGTACACCGAGATCGTCTCCGTGGCCGATTGCTACGACGCCATCACCACGCTGCGCACCTACCAGCGCCCGACCCTGCCCAAGGAGGCCATGGAGATCATGCATCGTCTGGCCGGCTCCTCTCTCAACAGCGAACTGGTGGAGCAGTTCGAGGCGATGATGGGGGAATACCCGGTGGGGAGCCTGGTGCGTCTGGACACTAACGAGATCGCGCTGGTTTTGAAGCCTCACCCCATGGAGTGCGCGGAGCCGTCGGTAAAGATCCTGGTGGACGCGCGGGGGCAGGCGCTGGAGACGCCGAAGCTGGTTACCTTGGCCGAAGCGGGTGGCACACGCTACGCCTCGATCGTCGCGCCGGTGGATCCGCTTTTGAAGAACATCAACGTCGCGAGCCACCTGCTTGCTTGA
- a CDS encoding desulfoferrodoxin yields the protein MAQALEIYKCEMCGNIVEVFHAGGGQLVCCGEEMKLQKENTVDASKEKHVPVIERGEGTITVKVGSIPHPMESAHYIEWIELIADGKVYRAQLQPGQAPEATFPVTAADIKVREYCNLHGQWSA from the coding sequence ATGGCACAGGCGTTGGAAATCTACAAGTGTGAGATGTGCGGCAATATAGTCGAGGTGTTCCATGCCGGCGGCGGCCAACTGGTCTGCTGCGGCGAAGAGATGAAACTGCAGAAGGAAAATACCGTCGACGCCTCCAAGGAGAAGCACGTACCGGTCATCGAGCGCGGCGAGGGGACCATCACCGTAAAGGTGGGGAGCATCCCGCACCCGATGGAGAGCGCCCACTATATCGAGTGGATCGAACTGATTGCCGACGGCAAGGTCTACCGCGCGCAGCTCCAGCCGGGCCAGGCTCCGGAGGCCACCTTCCCGGTCACCGCCGCCGACATCAAGGTCCGCGAGTACTGCAACCTGCACGGCCAGTGGTCCGCGTAG
- a CDS encoding DUF4350 domain-containing protein translates to MSIIVLAFLMMTAPVLAADKVLFDNGHGERFQVKEQGPLQLSGLAEVFQGAGFEVGTVDQPLSDATLAGARALIISGAFTPLHPNEIEAVARFIQNGGRVAVMLHIAPPMATLLNRLQVSHTMGVVQERENLLDGDLINFRVVRFKEHPLFAGVKDFSVHGAWGLINQTDAAQVIAATGFQAWIDVDQDQKQSKEETASFGVVVAGTMGKGSFLVFGDDAIFQNKFLEGNNKMLAANLAAWLK, encoded by the coding sequence ATGAGTATAATTGTACTGGCGTTCTTAATGATGACCGCTCCCGTGCTGGCGGCCGACAAGGTCCTCTTCGACAACGGGCACGGCGAACGCTTTCAGGTGAAGGAGCAGGGGCCGCTGCAGCTGTCGGGGCTGGCCGAGGTGTTCCAGGGCGCGGGCTTCGAGGTCGGCACCGTGGACCAGCCGCTCTCCGATGCCACCCTGGCCGGCGCACGCGCCCTGATCATCAGCGGCGCCTTCACCCCGCTGCACCCCAACGAGATTGAGGCTGTGGCGCGGTTCATCCAGAACGGCGGCCGCGTGGCGGTGATGCTCCACATAGCGCCCCCGATGGCCACGCTGCTGAACCGGCTGCAGGTAAGCCACACCATGGGGGTGGTCCAGGAGCGCGAGAACCTGCTCGACGGCGACCTGATCAATTTCCGGGTGGTGCGGTTCAAGGAACACCCGCTTTTCGCAGGCGTCAAGGATTTCAGCGTGCACGGTGCCTGGGGGCTGATCAACCAGACCGATGCCGCCCAGGTGATCGCGGCGACCGGCTTCCAGGCCTGGATCGACGTGGACCAGGACCAGAAGCAGTCCAAGGAGGAAACGGCCTCTTTCGGCGTGGTGGTAGCCGGCACCATGGGCAAAGGCTCTTTCCTGGTCTTTGGCGACGACGCCATCTTTCAGAACAAGTTCCTGGAAGGAAACAACAAGATGCTGGCGGCAAACCTCGCTGCCTGGCTTAAATAG
- a CDS encoding Dabb family protein, whose amino-acid sequence MIVHIVLFKLKEATAENVEAARQRLLSMDGKVELLRHLEVGVDLIRSERSADIALYTKFDSLEDLQAYQVHPYHANEVAAYMRSVCSSVVAADYEL is encoded by the coding sequence ATGATCGTGCATATAGTGCTTTTCAAGCTCAAAGAGGCCACTGCTGAGAACGTCGAGGCTGCCAGGCAGCGTCTGCTGAGCATGGACGGCAAGGTGGAGCTGTTGCGTCACCTTGAGGTTGGGGTGGACCTGATCCGTTCGGAGCGGTCGGCGGACATCGCCCTGTACACCAAGTTCGACTCCCTGGAGGACCTGCAGGCCTACCAGGTGCATCCCTACCACGCCAACGAGGTGGCCGCCTACATGAGGAGCGTCTGTTCCTCCGTGGTTGCCGCCGACTACGAACTCTAG
- a CDS encoding YchJ family protein has translation MMELCACGSGVAYAECCRPVIKGERRAETAEALMRARYAAYANVETDFILESTHPKHREGYDAEGTREWAEKSDWQGLEIVSTKDGGKDDTTGEVEFIARWKEQGQDRVHHERALFKKEKDAWLFTDGKAVTPQPIMRTSPKIGRNDPCSCGSGIKYKKCCGK, from the coding sequence CTGATGGAGCTGTGTGCCTGTGGCAGCGGCGTGGCCTACGCCGAATGCTGTCGCCCCGTCATCAAGGGGGAGCGCCGCGCTGAGACGGCAGAGGCGCTGATGCGCGCGCGTTACGCCGCGTACGCCAACGTCGAGACCGATTTCATATTGGAGAGCACCCACCCCAAGCACCGCGAGGGGTACGACGCCGAGGGGACCCGCGAGTGGGCCGAGAAGTCCGACTGGCAGGGGCTGGAGATCGTCTCCACCAAGGACGGCGGCAAGGATGACACCACCGGCGAGGTGGAGTTCATCGCCCGCTGGAAGGAGCAGGGGCAGGACCGGGTGCACCACGAGCGCGCCCTGTTCAAGAAGGAGAAGGATGCCTGGCTGTTCACCGACGGCAAGGCGGTGACCCCGCAGCCGATCATGAGGACCTCGCCCAAGATCGGGCGCAACGACCCCTGCAGCTGCGGCAGCGGTATCAAGTACAAGAAGTGCTGCGGCAAGTAA
- a CDS encoding O-acetylhomoserine aminocarboxypropyltransferase/cysteine synthase family protein produces the protein MKKNWRIETQAIQEGFTPKDGDPRILPIYQSTTFKFSSAEHVAKLFDLEVGGHFYTRLSNPTAEGFEMKIAAMEGGVAAMATSSGQAASTIAVMNICQAGQHVVAASTLYGGTYSLFANTFPKMGIEVTFVDPEADEATIVAAFRPETRCLFGETIGNPGLNILDFDKFSRIAKKMQVPLIIDNTFPTPYLCRPLEHGADIVIHSATKYIDGHATSVGGVIVDSGNFDWGNGKYPEMTEPDESYHGLQYLKTFGKLAYIVKARVQLMRDIGPCPAPMNAFLFNLGLETLPLRMQRHSENALAMAKFLEKHDAVSWVSYPGLESHKSYARAQKYLPKGASGVLTFGIKGGAAAGKKFMESCQLVALVVHVGDARSCVLHPASTTHRQLSEEQQVASGVTPDLIRLSVGIEHIDDLIEDVNQALLASQK, from the coding sequence ATGAAGAAGAATTGGCGCATCGAAACCCAGGCGATCCAGGAAGGCTTTACCCCGAAGGACGGCGATCCCCGCATCCTGCCCATCTACCAGAGCACGACCTTCAAGTTTTCCAGCGCGGAGCACGTGGCCAAGCTGTTCGACCTCGAAGTCGGTGGACATTTCTACACCCGGCTTTCCAACCCGACGGCGGAAGGGTTCGAGATGAAGATCGCCGCCATGGAGGGGGGCGTCGCGGCCATGGCGACCTCCAGCGGCCAGGCGGCCTCCACCATCGCCGTAATGAACATCTGCCAGGCAGGCCAGCACGTGGTCGCGGCCAGCACCCTTTACGGCGGCACCTACTCGCTGTTCGCCAACACCTTCCCCAAAATGGGGATCGAGGTGACTTTCGTCGACCCCGAGGCGGACGAGGCGACCATCGTTGCCGCCTTCCGCCCCGAGACCCGCTGCCTGTTCGGTGAGACCATCGGCAACCCCGGCCTCAACATCCTCGACTTCGACAAGTTCTCCCGCATCGCCAAGAAGATGCAGGTGCCCCTCATCATCGACAACACCTTCCCGACCCCGTACCTGTGCCGGCCGCTCGAGCACGGCGCCGACATCGTGATCCACTCGGCCACCAAGTACATCGACGGGCACGCGACCAGCGTGGGGGGCGTGATCGTGGACAGCGGCAACTTCGACTGGGGCAACGGCAAATATCCGGAAATGACCGAGCCGGATGAGAGCTACCACGGCCTGCAGTACCTGAAGACCTTCGGCAAACTCGCCTACATCGTGAAAGCGCGCGTGCAGCTCATGCGCGACATCGGCCCCTGCCCGGCGCCGATGAACGCCTTTTTGTTCAACCTGGGGCTGGAGACGCTGCCGCTCAGGATGCAGCGCCATTCCGAGAACGCGCTCGCCATGGCGAAGTTCCTGGAGAAGCACGACGCGGTCTCCTGGGTGAGCTACCCGGGGCTCGAGAGCCACAAGAGCTACGCCAGGGCGCAGAAGTACCTCCCCAAAGGGGCGAGCGGCGTGCTCACCTTCGGCATCAAGGGGGGCGCCGCGGCGGGGAAGAAATTCATGGAAAGCTGCCAGCTGGTGGCGCTGGTGGTCCACGTGGGTGACGCGCGGAGCTGTGTCCTGCACCCGGCCAGCACCACGCACCGCCAGCTTTCCGAGGAACAGCAGGTCGCTTCCGGGGTCACCCCCGACCTGATCCGTCTCTCGGTGGGGATCGAGCACATCGACGATCTGATCGAGGACGTGAACCAGGCGCTTTTGGCGAGCCAGAAGTAA